In Fragaria vesca subsp. vesca unplaced genomic scaffold, FraVesHawaii_1.0 scf0512949, whole genome shotgun sequence, the following proteins share a genomic window:
- the LOC101307552 gene encoding uncharacterized protein LOC101307552, which translates to MRIRKRQVPLPLSSLSPVPLSDPNLLSLNHCSSSPPLVQPPQQQQPHIHHDPKPSQRLHDVGPLPPQPSDHPNRRLLPQIGASSNDCSGSDFCWELKKRNYCAEALKGEDEDGSRDEGEKKGNDTRKGSILGAETVSGFASESSCSSHRVLGRWFEGEKAFPFKKRRGSIGEATRVEKEKKFTHTKMEKKSSDGLQQSDDKKQDDRVVTGEGINQNVVSGTSPKKRARGNAIMEGSRCSRVNGRGWRCCQQTLVGYSLCEHHLGKGRLRSLNSVRSRSLASSIGSVESKSKQLSRQSYLELPKDDDCKPDMLLDVNHGGEHQRQQSEHSEEKMPLVVTKKRMKLGTVKARSMSSLLGQMNSATAVEDENNK; encoded by the exons ATGAGGATCCGGAAAAGACAGGTCCCCTTGCCgctctcgtctctctctcccgtGCCTCTATCAGATCCCAACCTCCTCAGCCTCAACCACTGCTCTTCCTCACCTCCCCTGGTGCAAccaccacaacaacaacaaccccATATCCACCACGATCCAAAACCCTCCCAACGACTTCACGATGTGggtcctcttcctcctcagcCGTCTGATCATCCCAATCGCCGGCTTCTCCCGCAGATTGGGGCGTCCAGCAACGACTGCTCTGGGAGTGATTTTTGCTGGGAGCTGAAGAAGAGAAATTACTGTGCG GAGGCATTGAAAGGGGAAGACGaagatggatcaagagatgagggagagaagaagggAAACGATACCAG GAAGGGAAGCATATTGGGTGCAGAAACTGTATCTGGGTTTGCTTCAGAATCGTCATGTTCTTCTCATCGAG TTCTTGGGAGATGGTTTGAGGGAGAGAAAGCGTTCCCATTCAAGAAGCGAAGAGGGAGCATCGGGGAGGCGACGAGAgttgagaaggagaagaaattcACGCATActaagatggagaagaaaagtAGTGATGGGCTGCAGCAAAGTGACGATAAGAAGCAAGACGATAGAGTAGTTACGGGAGAAGGTATCAACCAGAATGTTGTTAGTGGTACGAGTCCTAAGAAGAGAGCAAGAGGCAATGCAATTATGGAGGGATCGAGGTGCAGTCGAGTAAACGGAAGAGGATGGAGGTGTTGCCAACAAACACTCGTCGGGTACTCGCTTTGTGAGCATCACTTAGGAAAAGGAAGGCTTAGGAGCTTGAACAGCGTCCGAAGTCGGTCTCTGGCGAGTTCTATTGGCTCCGTCGAGAGCAAGTCCAAGCAATTATCAAGACAGTCGTATTTGGAGCTGCCAAAGGATGATGATTGTAAACCTGATATGCTACTTGATGTCAATCATGGCGGTGAACATCAACGACAGCAAAGTGAACACAGTGAAGAGAAAATGCCATTGGTGGTTACGAAGAAGAGAATGAAACTCGGTACTGTGAAGGCGCGATCCAtgagcagcttgcttggaCAAATGAACAGTGCAACTGCAGTGGAGGATGAGAATAACAAGTAG